In the genome of Piliocolobus tephrosceles isolate RC106 chromosome 20, ASM277652v3, whole genome shotgun sequence, one region contains:
- the SIRPA gene encoding tyrosine-protein phosphatase non-receptor type substrate 1 isoform X1 codes for MEPAGPAPGRLGPLLCLLLTASCAWSGVLGEEELQVIQPQKSVSVAAGELATLNCTVTSLIPVGPIQWFRGAGPGRELIYHQKEGHFPRVTPVSDLTKRNNMDFSIRISNITPADAGTYYCVKFRKGSPDVELKSGAGTELSVRAKPSAPVVSGPTARATAEHTVSFTCESHGFSPKDITLKWFKNGKELSDVQTNVDPAGESVSYSIRSTARVVLTRGDVHSQVICEVAHVTLQGDPLRGTANLSEAIRVPPFLEVTQQPMRAENQANITCQVMKFYPQRLLLTWLENGNVSRTETASSPPENKDGTYNWTSWLLVNVSAHRDDVKLTCQVEHDGQPAVNKSFSLKVSAHRKEQGSNTAPENTGTNERNIYIVVGVVCTLLVALLMAALYLVRIRQKKAQGSTSSTRLHEPEKNAREITQVQSLDTNDITYADLNLPKGKKPAPRAAEPNNHTEYASIQTSPQPASEDTLTYADLDMVHLNRTPKQPAPKPEPSFSEYASVQVPRK; via the exons GAGTGTTGGGTGAGGAGGAGCTGCAGGTGATTCAGCCTCAGAAGTCCGTGTCAGTCGCAGCTGGAGAGTTGGCCACTCTGAACTGCACTGTGACCTCCCTGATCCCTGTGGGGCCCATCCAGTGGTTCAGAGGAGCTGGACCAGGCCGGGAATTAATCTACCATCAGAAAGAAGGCCACTTCCCCCGGGTAACACCTGTTTCAGACCTCACAAAGAGAAACAACATGGACTTTTCCATCCGCATCAGTAACATCACCCCAGCAGATGCCGGCACCTACTACTGTGTGAAGTTCCGGAAAGGGAGCCCCGACGTGGAGTTGAAGTCTGGAGCAGGCACTGAGCTCTCTGTGCGTG CCAAACCCTCTGCCCCCGTGGTATCGGGCCCCACAGCGAGGGCCACAGCTGAGCACACAGTGAGCTTCACCTGCGAGTCCCACGGCTTCTCTCCCAAAGACATCACCCTGAAGTGGTTCAAAAATGGGAAGGAGCTCTCAGACGTCCAGACCAACGTGGACCCCGCAGGAGAGAGCGTGTCCTACAGCATCCGCAGCACAGCCAGGGTGGTGCTGACCCGCGGGGACGTTCACTCTCAAGTCATCTGCGAGGTGGCCCACGTCACCTTGCAGGGGGACCCTCTTCGCGGGACTGCCAACTTGTCTGAGGCCATCCGAG TTCCACCTTTCTTGGAGGTTACTCAACAGCCCATGAGGGCAGAGAACCAGGCGAACATCACCTGCCAGGTGATGAAGTTCTACCCCCAGAGACTCCTGCTGACCTGGTTGGAGAACGGAAACGTGTCCCGGACAGAAACGGCCTCAAGCCCTCCAGAGAACAAGGATGGCACCTATAACTGGACGAGCTGGCTCCTGGTGAATGTATCTGCCCATAGGGATGATGTGAAGCTCACCTGCCAGGTGGAGCATGACGGGCAGCCAGCGGTGAACAAAAGCTTTTCCCTGAAGGTCTCAGCCCACCGGAAGGAGCAGGGCTCAAATACCGCCCCTG AGAATACTGGAACTAATGAACGGAACATCTATATTGTGGTGGGCGTGGTGTGCACCTTGCTGGTGGCCCTACTGATGGCAGCCCTCTACCTCGTCCGAATCAGACAGAAGAAAG CCCAGGGCTCCACTTCCTCTACAAG GTTGCATGAGCCCGAGAAGAATGCCAGAGAAATAACCCAGGTACAATCCTTG GACACAAATGATATCACATATGCAGACCTGAACCTGCCCAAGGGGAAGAAGCCTGCTCCCCGGGCCGCGGAGCCCAACAACCACACAGAGTATGCCAGCATTCAGACCAGCCCGCAGCCCGCATCGGAGGACACCCTCACCTACGCTGACCTGGACATGGTCCACCTCAACCGAACCCCCAAGCAGCCGGCCCCCAAGCCCGAGCCATCCTTCTCAGAGTATGCCAGCGTCCAGGTCCCGAGGAAGTGA
- the SIRPA gene encoding tyrosine-protein phosphatase non-receptor type substrate 1 isoform X2: MEPAGPAPGRLGPLLCLLLTASCAWSGVLGEEELQVIQPQKSVSVAAGELATLNCTVTSLIPVGPIQWFRGAGPGRELIYHQKEGHFPRVTPVSDLTKRNNMDFSIRISNITPADAGTYYCVKFRKGSPDVELKSGAGTELSVRAKPSAPVVSGPTARATAEHTVSFTCESHGFSPKDITLKWFKNGKELSDVQTNVDPAGESVSYSIRSTARVVLTRGDVHSQVICEVAHVTLQGDPLRGTANLSEAIRVPPFLEVTQQPMRAENQANITCQVMKFYPQRLLLTWLENGNVSRTETASSPPENKDGTYNWTSWLLVNVSAHRDDVKLTCQVEHDGQPAVNKSFSLKVSAHRKEQGSNTAPENTGTNERNIYIVVGVVCTLLVALLMAALYLVRIRQKKAQGSTSSTRLHEPEKNAREITQDTNDITYADLNLPKGKKPAPRAAEPNNHTEYASIQTSPQPASEDTLTYADLDMVHLNRTPKQPAPKPEPSFSEYASVQVPRK; the protein is encoded by the exons GAGTGTTGGGTGAGGAGGAGCTGCAGGTGATTCAGCCTCAGAAGTCCGTGTCAGTCGCAGCTGGAGAGTTGGCCACTCTGAACTGCACTGTGACCTCCCTGATCCCTGTGGGGCCCATCCAGTGGTTCAGAGGAGCTGGACCAGGCCGGGAATTAATCTACCATCAGAAAGAAGGCCACTTCCCCCGGGTAACACCTGTTTCAGACCTCACAAAGAGAAACAACATGGACTTTTCCATCCGCATCAGTAACATCACCCCAGCAGATGCCGGCACCTACTACTGTGTGAAGTTCCGGAAAGGGAGCCCCGACGTGGAGTTGAAGTCTGGAGCAGGCACTGAGCTCTCTGTGCGTG CCAAACCCTCTGCCCCCGTGGTATCGGGCCCCACAGCGAGGGCCACAGCTGAGCACACAGTGAGCTTCACCTGCGAGTCCCACGGCTTCTCTCCCAAAGACATCACCCTGAAGTGGTTCAAAAATGGGAAGGAGCTCTCAGACGTCCAGACCAACGTGGACCCCGCAGGAGAGAGCGTGTCCTACAGCATCCGCAGCACAGCCAGGGTGGTGCTGACCCGCGGGGACGTTCACTCTCAAGTCATCTGCGAGGTGGCCCACGTCACCTTGCAGGGGGACCCTCTTCGCGGGACTGCCAACTTGTCTGAGGCCATCCGAG TTCCACCTTTCTTGGAGGTTACTCAACAGCCCATGAGGGCAGAGAACCAGGCGAACATCACCTGCCAGGTGATGAAGTTCTACCCCCAGAGACTCCTGCTGACCTGGTTGGAGAACGGAAACGTGTCCCGGACAGAAACGGCCTCAAGCCCTCCAGAGAACAAGGATGGCACCTATAACTGGACGAGCTGGCTCCTGGTGAATGTATCTGCCCATAGGGATGATGTGAAGCTCACCTGCCAGGTGGAGCATGACGGGCAGCCAGCGGTGAACAAAAGCTTTTCCCTGAAGGTCTCAGCCCACCGGAAGGAGCAGGGCTCAAATACCGCCCCTG AGAATACTGGAACTAATGAACGGAACATCTATATTGTGGTGGGCGTGGTGTGCACCTTGCTGGTGGCCCTACTGATGGCAGCCCTCTACCTCGTCCGAATCAGACAGAAGAAAG CCCAGGGCTCCACTTCCTCTACAAG GTTGCATGAGCCCGAGAAGAATGCCAGAGAAATAACCCAG GACACAAATGATATCACATATGCAGACCTGAACCTGCCCAAGGGGAAGAAGCCTGCTCCCCGGGCCGCGGAGCCCAACAACCACACAGAGTATGCCAGCATTCAGACCAGCCCGCAGCCCGCATCGGAGGACACCCTCACCTACGCTGACCTGGACATGGTCCACCTCAACCGAACCCCCAAGCAGCCGGCCCCCAAGCCCGAGCCATCCTTCTCAGAGTATGCCAGCGTCCAGGTCCCGAGGAAGTGA